The DNA window AGtgagaaaatgtgttttaaaaaattattagaatctTCATGTGGCTTTGACTTTGTCTATTGGAATTCTGTTTAAGAACAACATGAACAAGCCCAAGAACTTTGCCTGGGCTTTTCTCGGTCGGGCCTTCCGTCAacattttttcttcctttttcaaaaataactttaagacaaataaaatcataataatatcaaataaattctccaaaatttatctatatatcaataaataacttatattatatattatggtttattttacccaaaattaagttttttagaGTCCAATCGACACGACCACGACTCCAAAACTTactatttatctataaaaatatatcaatagtgaggtaatttattcaaatctaaGGGCTCGTTCtctttggattttttaaaaaaacccaacccaaatcaattttccaatcaatcacttctcaacaatcacatcactcatttcattaataaaaataccaaaataccatctattttaaaatattatttattattttatttatatataccaataccctttaagtctttttaccaaaaataatcatcacctcctcaaaatcatcaccaatcattatttttttcttcctctaggttttttaaaaaacctcaatccgaacaaggcctaactcattatatatattattatttatttgaagtccgaattaattattttgagagtCTAATCGTCGCGACAATgtcttcaaaaatatttatttattttaaaatccaaGCAATAAGTATAgatatgaattttatataataatttgagataCCCATATTTTTGGTTGACCTAAACACTAACCCTaactaaaaatatgaatttggaTAAGATAATTTACTTTGGGTTAAATTTGGATTGGCTTGAATTTGAGTTGAGTTAGTTAAAGTACTCAaacaaactattaaaaaaaaaattaactctcCCTCTTCATCCGCTCACATGCCAGCCCTCCAGCCCTCTACTAATTCTAGATATTCCCTCCTCCCTAATCcatacattattaattttctaacttatatatttaattttgtaaataaagtgttaaaaaatttaattttgataagtttaaaaatgtgttaaacaaatcaaaattaattaaacatgttgttgttttttgggaaaacggttaaaatcatttcattaaaattccaaaagtggAGGGTCataaatcaaagctagacaaaccctagctatgattaaggatgacaatcaaaagactctaaaaacctgattagtagcattcatacattctaaaaaaaatagagattacaaacagaaaagagtacattcaaacctaactatTCCAGCCTAGAATTTTCGCATCTCATTTATCTTAATTGAGAGGCTTTCTTCCctttcctcttccccttcctcttccccttcctcttccccttccagttcctcttccccttcctttGAAGAtgtaaggagattgtattgaagaggatgatgagtattgttgtttctcattttgaattctctctttgtacgagacCATTCtggtttgatagaaagaattgtttctgagaatttcaggacttttacctttgttatcttcaacttgaatttctgtgtttttgtcttccttatcttcgaCTTAAGCTTCAAACTCCTGACTTTTCTAGTTtttctgctcttcttctttagttttatcacatttattgtgcaagAAAGTATTATAGAAAGCACACATCTTTGGTTTCTATTCATAAGAGATTTCCATGACATTgtgctttccttttctgtcaACAAATGCCATTTTCATTGGCAGAACACTactaggatgcacttcaatacTAATTCTAACAAACGacaagtgctctcctccttcagttattgggtccatatacaATGGTTTTCCAATTATACTTGCAAAATAACCTATTGCTTCAGCATTATACATGTGGGCTGGATTGTTCCAAAGCTTTAACCAAAACTAGGCTGTTTCTTTTAGTTTActttgtagattcatctctttTGACCACTTTTCCAGCTTCATGCAACTTgattctatgtaagtatgccctttctctaagatttctttcagatttgagcccTTTTTGAACTGCATgaagtagagatcatgtatatttgcattaactttttcaagccccttttctccccactgtttaattagagtctctttggtagttgggaatgatactctattttttccAATAAAGTTTTCAACCACTAAAAACTCCtagtcttcaatacatttctcctctAATTTTGAaggcagtttgaattcaaaaggagagttgagtacctctacctttgtttggatatcccccaagtagatttttcttttgtaggcatgtttttcatatttcttttctgctttattcttccatacctcgttgactttctatgttgaattactcctgatagtgtaagtcttggttttgggagccttcattagctccttcattgcatcaactgaccatttaactatttcctcatattctaatttctttagtaaattccagTCTTGGAGATATTGAATATTAAGTTGGACTGTTATTTGCTGTGCTTTCTCTTTACTGATTAGCATGCATTAGGAGTTTGGTAATCTagtttttaagaccaaacaggttggctctttcattataaccaatATTCCAATttacttctttcttttcttattttcctGTAGCATTTTCTTCGGAATTTTTAACAGCAATTGGTTCTTTACCTTTGCTGCATTCCTTCTTTTCTTGGATTATTTCTTCAACAAtcatatcaattttcttttcagccacctcccttaaaccttccattacaaattctttgacttccttatacttattatttttctttcttcccattttaaagAAGAATAgaacaaaataacaaaacaattgaaaaatgaaattacaGAATATGGTATACCAGAAACCCTAAACTAGAAGtcctaaccttccaaccaagctcTGTAGATGAATGACCGACCTAGCAATTAAAGTCGATATCGTGTCGTTCGTATTGATTGTGTTGATTGTTCCGATTGTGCAACAATAAGCGATCCACAACCTTGATATCGTGCAAATCGTGCCGATCGTGAcgttcgtgtcgatcgtgtcaaTCGTGTCGATCGTGCGGTTCGTGTTGATCGTGTCATTTGTGCCGATCGTGACGTTCGTGTCGATCGTATTATTCGTCTATTCATGATGAGAGAATTTGCTACCGGAATTTTTGCTGAAAACCTAAAATCTCCagagcttttctctctcttccttgaGTCGAAATAtgatgtcaaaaacatgttaaatgagactaaatagttataattactAGACgagctaaaaatatgttaaatgagtaAAAGAGAATTAAACGATTCAAAGACATGATAAggcaaaataaatcaaatatttgttaaacggattaaaaacgtattaaatgagtcaaaatgtgtaaacgagtcaaaaatatgttaaatctGGTTAAAGACATGTCAAACGGGGTATAACGagtcaaatatttgttaaacgGGTTAAAAAGTGTTAATCGAGACAAAAAGTGTTAAAATgggtttaaaatgtgttaattgagatcaaaatgtgtttaaacgggcttaaaatatgttaattgagacaaaaatattttaaacggataaaaaaatgttggaCGAGAAATACGTCTtaaacaagataaaaaaataaaaattaatttggattATGATCCAACCCATAACTCATAATCCAATCCATATTAGTGAATGATAtaagttgaaaattttaatttgagtttaatACTTATTGAATTTACCCATTTTTGGAATAggaattattatttcattaaaattgaaattaatatattagtgtaattttatagaTTTCAATTCCATTCGTTTAGGTCggaattttaatttcaaattttattttatttatattttttcaaacaaaataacttattattttattatttaaaacatgattaaagtttttaatcgataatatttttttttttgaatttatgatattaaaatatcgAACCAGTGTCTTTTTTATGTGAaccaatgttttttttatgtatttatttaataagttacattttgaactaatattatatatatatatatatatatatttaacaagttaatattttgaatcgatattttgtttttgaatttaaaaagttaaaatgtttaaccgatatattttattttttaaattataaagttaacatgttaaatcgatattttatttaaaaaaattgatacttAACAAATCTTTTTAACACTTGAGTTATATTAATTGGTTgtcaaatcaatattataataaaataaataatatatattaaaattattattattatattatttttttcaaacatatgaattaagattgaattataatttatagtttttttaaacataggaattgaattgttatttaatatcaatttttattaaattggaattagaatttcaatgtcaattccaattACATTCATCCAAACATACTCTTAGTGATAAGGGGAATGAATTTGGGAGAGGGAATGGGGAGGAAGATAAAGGgtgaggaaagagagaaagagagaaaaattttgttattttttcaacgaaTTAGATTGCACGTAATTCTCTCTCAAATATTTTCTCTCAAATTCCTTCCCCAaatcatttcttataattttttatcatttaaattacttcattataatttatacaattatAAGTTTTTctgttttgttatatattttactacATTTTTATTGCTATGTAATTTTCTTAATCattacactatatatatattatttctaaacttaaaatttattcaaaataataataattagttatataataataaaaatatatcataattgtaaatatataacttGAGATTTATTTCTATTATTGACCATcattatcttatatataaaaatttattactaAGCAGATTTATTActatttaaatagatatattttatttaattatattaaagaaagtttaatattgaaattaattggATGTTATCTATAATGGTATAATTATAGCCATTTAATAATAGGTATTAAAATATTGGAACTAAGAATAATTTATCAACTATATATACAAACCTTTGATTTCCTGACATTTCAACAACAAAGTGTATTTCATAATTGATCCAAAGAGTCTTAAATCAGAAATAGGTTTTGAGAATGGAGAACGAAGTAGCAACAATCTTCCTCTTCattataatcttattttctcTCGTCAACTCGGGTTTGTTTTCTATCGctaaaaaaattctaacaatttttaagtggttaaataaagaaatacatttgtttctttttctttgatttaaAGATTACTAATCATGCATTGTATATACGCATCATGTGCTTGTAGGGTTGCCAGTCGATGCTTTGCCATATGATTATAGTTTCACTGCACAAGTAATATTCTCAATGTCTTTTTAGATTTatgcatataaaatattatatattattgattttggaTACACTTATTGTTCAGATAACCGATTCAAAGGTGGATATATTTCTAAATGTGTACACAAGTTTAAATATTgcattttgtttttatctattTAGTGTCTAGCAAAGCCTTTAAAACCACAATATGGAGGTGGAATTGCGGTGAACACAGAATTAGATAATGGAATAGAAGGTTGGGTAGCATTTGAGGATTCTAAAATTGAGTATCGAGTATCCTCCGACGATGGCAACAACAAATTTATTGCAGCTCATCAAAGAACTCGAGCATTTCACAGTCCATCTCAAAATTTCTTCTTGGAGAAAGATAAAATCTACACTTTTTCGGGTACTAATTGATTTCTTATATAGTTTGTTTGACtgtgaaataaaaaatagttaaaagtaTGAGGATTTGTTTTCTCAAATGTAGCTTGGTTACAAGTTAGCAGTGGAAATGCAAGCATATATGCCATATTTAAATCACCATCTGGGTACCATAAAGCTGGTATTACAGTGGCTCAATCAGGCTGTTGGTCTATGCTTAAAGGCGGTTTATCTATAACCGTTTCAGAGTCTGCTCAACTCTATTTCGAGGTAATGATAAACgtacaataaattttattttatttttatagaatgataataaataaaagattctAACATTAAAAGTTATTGAATACAAAAAAACTGTCGTTGTTGTTCTTTCACGTGTGTgcatgtatatgtatatatggaATTATTTTCATGATTTTAACCATTCTAAACAATTGCAGAGCGATAATACAAATACTGAGATATGGGTAGATAGCATATCATTACAACCATTTACTTTAGACGAATGGAGATCTCACATTGATCAAAGTGTTGAGAAGGTACACTTACATATtgtaatcatattttaatacaattgtGGTATAAATTAAGTCCTGACTATTCACAATTATAATAGGAACGTAAGAACCATGTAAAATTGCGGTTGGTAGATGTTAATGGAAAACCCTTAGCAAATACACACATCAAAATAAGCCTAAGGGTGCCCCAATTCCAATTTGGCTGCGCCTCAAACAGTTACATCTTATCAAATAGTGCTTATCGACAATGGTTTGCCTCTAAACGATTTACAGTGACCACCTTTGAGAACGAGATGAAATGGTACAGTACCGAGGTAACTCAAGGGAGAGAAGACTACACAGTTGCTGATGGTATGCTAAATTGGGCCAAAAGCCAAAGTTTGTCGGTTCGTGGGCACAATGTCTTATGGGACGACCCCAAGTACCAGGTTTCGTGGCTCAATTCACTCTCAGGAAAACATTTCTATCAAGCCGTCGTTAAAAGGATAAAATCTATCGTTAAAAGATATTCGGGCAAACTAATTGCGTGGGATGCTGTTAACGAGAACTTGCacttcaattattttgagaGTAGGCTTGGGAAAaagatcaatttgttcaaaatgaTAAACTCATATGACCATCATACACCATTGTTCTTGAACGATTATAATACAATTGAAGAGCCAAGTGATAAGGCTAGCTCACCCGATgcatatatgaaaaaaattcgaaaaataaGGGACAACGGATATCATGGCCCATTAGGAATTGGGCTTGAATCCCATTTCAATACACCCAATTTAGCTTACATGAGAGCTTCCATCGATAAACTTGCAACCCTAAGTCTCCCCATTTGGCTCACAGAAATTGATGTTGGTTCTTCTCCTGATCAGGTAAAGTTTATACATTATATACATTCTTGTCCTAATCAGTTTGACTTTAACTCTAAATTCTGACTcggttttttttatatgatctTCAGGCAAATTTATTGGATCAAGTGTTGAAAGAAGGGCATGGGCATCCTGCAGTTGAAGGACTAGTAATATGGGCAGGATGGAAACCAACAGGATGCTATAGAATGTGTTTGACtgataataatttcaataatcttCCAACAGGAAATGTAGCAGATAGATTTTTGAGACAGTTTATACGCATCGATGACCATCTCGACGTGACCGACGATATGGGTTATTTTGAGGCAAGACTTTTTCATGGAGAATACTCATTGAGAGTCAATAATACAACTTCAGAACGTTACATGAACCTCAATGAAACTAAGGAGTTTGGTTTTAACGTAACAAATCATTCGGACAAACCTCGACACCAAGTTCAACTTATTACAGTTTGACATTAACCCTAAGCATAATAGATCAGTAGATTATAGATAGATGTACAACTTCAAAATTATGAACACTTGTTGAGAGTTATAACATTGTATATTTCTCTCTAATTAAGTGTACTATTTGTAAGGCATCTAATAATATtctatgaataaaaataaatatcttttcaaTTTAGTTTTCCAACCTTAATAATATCTTTCTCTTATTTAATAGTATCTTTCAGTACATGTCTGAGAATGtgtatttaatattaagttttCTATTATAACATGCATACAAGAAATGTTTTTGTCTGCcaaaaaaagttgaaattataaaatataatgaatttaatatattttaggtGTCACCCGCTAATGAATGTGTGAGGGCAAGAAATTATATTCTAGGTGTCACCGTCTCCCGGGGAAACGAAATCAAGATCTAAAAGTTAGTCTTACAgttataactttaatttaaaattaaaaaaatattttaaatataaattgaatttgtgatttttagttttttagacACTGACTTTTAACACTTGAACCCCTTTTATAAGGATGTAAGGCGTTACATGACACACAAATATTGGAATATCGCAACATTTAATATTGTTGCGAAATTTGTAGATAATTTTTCTCTGTAATTTCATGCTGGGATAAAAAACACTACCttagattaattataaatatatttttattaagaaatcaCATCGTTtttcatttcttaaataaaaaataaataaataaaattacccACCTCTCAAACTTGAAAGAATTTGATTCACATTAAAGAAgctttatttgaattttgttctCGAATTGGAAAATGTcacaaacattaatatttagaattGATCCTCCtttatcaataattcatatgTTTCCACTAATATTCCAATTAATCAGAATTTTTTATCCACCTCATAACTCTTCAATTTCTCAAACTTTAtaagataaaatcataaaagTTTGAATGATATGTGCATAAAAAAGTTGCATTATGGTTATTAGTATTAGTCACGAGAAGGTTGAGTCGGAAACTCATTTACTTTTGCATTATATAAGGGTGTTTAGTATatgaagtcttttgtggagtattactgatattaattgggtgatgcccgagtATTTGAGTAGTTGTTGGAAAGTTTGGATTTATGAGACTAATATGACATACCTACATATTTTGGGTATCATTGATGAAttgatttttctctctcttctctctctcctcaccttttatcttttttctaaCTAGTGATATggtgacacgtcattccctcccCTATTATCTCTCCCAAATTCTCTTCCTTTATCACTCTtcttatttaataatctattatatttCTTCAATCATCATTTTGTTGTATTGGTATATTAATTATGTGAATTTGTTcgagataagattaccaacatTTCTCAATTAACAACAAAGTTTTAGATTCCATGTGCTTGTGAACTTTGCAATGATCATGAAAATTCCAAAACGCATACTTTTCTACCCTACCCATTTATCAAAGCTATCTAATTTCTTATCTCCATATAACTCTTTCCCTCAAAGTCTTGGCTTCTCAGAATGGATCAAAATCATTTTTGGATTACtccattgaaaaaaaaattacagagtTAAATatggaatttatatttttggaatCAACTACTCTCACTATAGACCTAAGAGAAATTATgtctaaatattttaagtataatcaATTCCATGTTTTTGTGAACTACATTATTCTCTATTAACTTGGACATGAAGACACCAAATACACTCAATTCATTTTTGTGATTGTTAATATCGTTATTTTAAGGTAACTGGAGTAATTCTTTCTTGTAATGAACAAGGTGATATTATTCACGCATAAACAGAAATTAGCTAAGCTATTCatgcaaatatattagaaacAATTGCAATTAAGTTAGAGTTTTTATTCCTGAAAGTCAACAATGATAAAGGTTTCATTCTCTTATCaaacttattatttaacatcaaattattaatggcacaaacaaaagaaaaaagatgaggtcatgagatgagaggtcaattggaattagtgattggtttgtcgagagagatcacgagattagaggtcaattgtgATTGGTAATTGGTTTGTCAAGAGATTAAAAGTATGTAgaagtatgaggtcacgagatgagatgtcgatGGGATTAGTGGTTAGTTGCCAAGGGATAAGATGCCAAtaagattgagattggtggttggtttgctgaaGGATAATAGACCGGTGAGAAAGGATCGTAAGATCATGAGATTAAATGTCTATAATAATTGGTGTttgaaaatatatgtgaatgagatgttgattgaccaaagtgtgaggtcatgatatTAGAGATCGATTGGGATTGGTGGCTGATTTCCAAGGAATAAGAGGTGTCTAAAAGTGTGAGTTCACAATATGGAGAAGTCAATTGTTattttggtggttggtttggtgagggatgagagacgtgtgaaagtgtgagaGGTCACAATATTAGTAATGAGAGTTGTCTATTGGGAAAAagaatatcagtggttaaatgtGTGAATAAAATGATTGTTTAACCAAAGTGTGATGGTAGGGTCATGAGATGACAGGTCAATTGGATTGGTGGTGGTTTTTTGAAGTGAGGGTAAGGATGTCACGGTAATGATATGATATGGTTGAGGTACAAAATACTATAactgaggtcacgagattagtaatGAGATGTTTATTAGAGAAC is part of the Impatiens glandulifera chromosome 1, dImpGla2.1, whole genome shotgun sequence genome and encodes:
- the LOC124945819 gene encoding endo-1,4-beta-xylanase 5-like codes for the protein MGKSVTLDIQGEGKVVLRLSSRKDLTLTKCWLPVDALPYDYSFTAQCLAKPLKPQYGGGIAVNTELDNGIEGWVAFEDSKIEYRVSSDDGNNKFIAAHQRTRAFHSPSQNFFLEKDKIYTFSAWLQVSSGNASIYAIFKSPSGYHKAGITVAQSGCWSMLKGGLSITVSESAQLYFESDNTNTEIWVDSISLQPFTLDEWRSHIDQSVEKERKNHVKLRLVDVNGKPLANTHIKISLRVPQFQFGCASNSYILSNSAYRQWFASKRFTVTTFENEMKWYSTEVTQGREDYTVADGMLNWAKSQSLSVRGHNVLWDDPKYQVSWLNSLSGKHFYQAVVKRIKSIVKRYSGKLIAWDAVNENLHFNYFESRLGKKINLFKMINSYDHHTPLFLNDYNTIEEPSDKASSPDAYMKKIRKIRDNGYHGPLGIGLESHFNTPNLAYMRASIDKLATLSLPIWLTEIDVGSSPDQANLLDQVLKEGHGHPAVEGLVIWAGWKPTGCYRMCLTDNNFNNLPTGNVADRFLRQFIRIDDHLDVTDDMGYFEARLFHGEYSLRVNNTTSERYMNLNETKEFGFNVTNHSDKPRHQVQLITV